The following are encoded together in the Lactuca sativa cultivar Salinas chromosome 1, Lsat_Salinas_v11, whole genome shotgun sequence genome:
- the LOC111880160 gene encoding putative disease resistance RPP13-like protein 1, whose protein sequence is MAEIVVSAVITVLCEKLISGDFMKLARSEGIASHLNKWNNTLPLIQAVLADAGQKQITARAVRLWLNRLQGLAYDIDDVLDDLATEAMRRQLNHESLASTRRTSKVLKIIPTCCTTFTPRNLMYGQRMSSKLDEITIKLHDLAEVKTGLGLNVNVERSNRTQRRLEQTSVVDEHIIMGREGDSEALLEKLLGYEALDRTVSIVSIIGMGGIGKTTLAKFLYNKDSVMDHFELRAWVCVSEQLDVFNISKAIFQAITRKNRDFANLDMLHVALKERLSGRRFLLVLDDVWNEDQIKWDLLKSPLVVGQSGSIILVTTRNMRVASVMDSDEAYHLKLLSNEDALSLFAQHALGERNFDNHPTLVLHGEGIVKKCGGLPLALKTLGRLLKGNKNGDEWEKLLNSEILPKDLRLSYYNLPPHLKLLFTYCALFPKGYVFDKKELILLWMGEGFLSQLNDHTPMESLGNQYFEELKSRSFFQHSTSDELRYTMHGLTNDLATSVAGECFFRLDDEMEVSIRNGTCVKSRHFSLIGPRCGSYRKLKELHRARHMRTFLLLLDGLECQGLLDKVLADILPGLQYLRVLSLRTPKITEVPQSIGRLMHLRYLNFSFTAITCLPEQVSDLYNLQSLLLHGCYRLSGLPKSFVKLINLRHLDITDTPKVNKMPLGIGGLTSLQTLTKVIVDGADGFKLSELQELSDLQGQLYIKGLDKVKNPIQAQDANIYQKKGLDVLEMEWSDVFDDSRNELVEYEILERLRPHHKLRTLKILYYKGTRFPSWVGDPSFDRLTELTLCGCTSTHLPTLGRLKSLGKLIVTRMKEVMILEFELFAPTSSFGDIAFPSLEFLEFDDMQGWQRWSTSGNNDDEPARSFPRLREISIKRCPKLVEVAIGSIPSLRALHIEECSAEILRSMIGLSSSLFALRMSNVKGLTELHGQYLRHLVAVQHLHFDNCHELRYLWLDESESCSLASLQKLEVHNCVILKSIICPNGVERLVISNCDSMESLTFSIISDNLMGLLPLICLRSLHIHNCNNLNSFLHERLESFTCLEELRISDCPSLDYTFPCGFWPPNLRSLTIGCLNKPMSEWGLQNFPTSLVELILRGKNSGVVSFAVAEDVRNDSTSSSFLLPSSLASLELDGFTDVESLSLSEALQRLPCLERLHIQSCPKLRDLFEPTYNHLSSFTVTVCD, encoded by the coding sequence ATGGCTGAAATCGTTGTTAGCGCTGTCATCACTGTACTGTGTGAGAAGCTCATCTCCGGTGACTTCATGAAACTAGCTCGATCCGAAGGAATCGCTTCTCATCTGAACAAATGGAACAACACCTTGCCACTGATCCAAGCTGTGCTTGCGGATGCAGGCCAAAAGCAGATAACAGCGAGAGCTGTTCGATTGTGGCTGAACCGTCTCCAGGGTTTGGCTTACGACATAGACGATGTACTCGATGATTTGGCCACCGAAGCCATGCGACGCCAGTTGAATCATGAATCTCTTGCTAGCACGAGAAGAACGAGTAAGGTATTAAAGATCATCCCAACTTGTTGTACTACTTTCACTCCTCGCAACCTTATGTATGGTCAACGGATGAGCTCTAAGCTAGATGAAATTACCATCAAACTGCATGATCTTGCTGAGGTGAAAACTGGTCTGGGCTTAAATGTGAATGTTGAGAGGTCAAATAGAACGCAGAGACGGTTGGAGCAAACTTCAGTGGTTGATGAGCACATAATAATGGGTCGGGAAGGGGATTCCGAGGCATTGCTTGAGAAGTTGTTAGGATATGAAGCATTAGATCGGACTGTCAGCATAGTGTCTATTATTGGTATGGGTGGAATAGGCAAAACTACTCTTGCCAAATTTTTGTACAACAAAGACAGTGTGATGGATCACTTTGAACTCAGGGCATGGGTTTGTGTTTCTGAACAGCTCGACGTATTTAATATTAGCAAGGCTATATTTCAAGCAATAACCCGGAAAAACAGAGATTTTGCTAATCTAGATATGCTTCATGTGGCCCTTAAAGAAAGACTAAGTGGCAGAAGGTTCCTACTTGTTCTAGACGATGTCTGGAACGAAGATCAAATTAAGTGGGACCTCCTGAAAAGCCCTCTTGTGGTAGGGCAATCTGGCAGTATAATTTTGGTGACAACCCGGAATATGAGGGTTGCATCGGTGATGGACTCTGATGAAGCTTACCATTTAAAGCTTTTGTCAAATGAAGATGCTCTATCTTTATTTGCTCAACATGCACTTGGTGAGAGAAACTTTGACAACCATCCAACACTTGTATTGCATGGTGAAGGTATTGTGAAGAAATGTGGTGGATTACCTCTGGCTTTGAAAACGCTTGGTAGGCTCTTGAAGGGAAATAAAAACGGAGATGAATGGGAGAAGCTGTTGAACAGTGAGATTCTTCCCAAGGATCTAAGACTAAGCTACTATAATCTCCCTCCACATTTGAAGCTGTTGTTTACATACTGCGCCTTATTTCCCAAGGGCTATGTGTTTGACAAGAAAGAATTAATCCTACTGTGGATGGGAGAAGGATTTTTGTCCCAACTAAATGACCACACGCCAATGGAGAGTTTGGGTAATCAGTATTTTGAAGAGCTAAAGTCGAGGTCCTTTTTTCAACATTCAACAAGTGATGAATTAAGATATACAATGCACGGCCTGACAAATGATTTGGCTACAAGTGTTGCAGGAGAGTGTTTCTTTAGATTGGATGATGAGATGGAGGTATCCATCAGGAATGGAACTTGTGTGAAGTCACGTCACTTTTCACTTATAGGTCCAAGATGTGGATCATATAGAAAGCTAAAGGAATTACACAGAGCTAGACACATGCGCACTTTCTTACTGCTGTTAGATGGGTTGGAATGTCAGGGATTATTGGACAAGGTTCTTGCTGATATACTTCCTGGACTACAATATCTAAGGGTGCTAAGCCTGCGTACACCGAAAATCACAGAGGTACCACAATCCATTGGTCGTCTCATGCATCTCCGGTATCTCAATTTTTCCTTTACTGCAATAACATGTTTACCGGAACAAGTGAGTGACCTTTATAATCTACAAAGCTTGTTGCTTCACGGTTGTTATCGGTTATCTGGCTTGCCAAAAAGTTTTGTAAAGTTGATAAACCTGCGTCACCTTGACATTACTGATACTCCAAAGGTGAACAAGATGCCCTTAGGGATTGGTGGATTAACGAGTCTACAAACTCTAACCAAGGTCATTGTTGATGGAGCAGACGGGTTCAAACTATCTGAGCTTCAGGAATTATCagatcttcaaggtcaactttACATTAAGGGGCTCGACAAAGTGAAAAACCCAATACAAGCACAGGATGCCAACATATATCAAAAGAAGGGTCTTGATGTGTTGGAGATGGAATGGAGTGATGTGTTTGATGATTCACGGAATGAGTTGGTTGAATACGAAATACTTGAAAGACTAAGGCCTCACCATAAGTTGAGAACCCTGAAGATTTTGTATTACAAGGGAACAAGATTTCCTAGTTGGGTGGGCGATCCCTCATTTGATCGCTTAACAGAGCTCACATTATGTGGTTGTACAAGTACACATTTACCCACACTCGGACGTCTAAAGTCACTTGGGAAATTGATTGTTACAAGGATGAAGGAGGTGATGATTTTGGAATTTGAGTTATTTGCACCCACAAGTTCTTTTGGTGACATTGCGTTTCCCTCACTTGAGTTTTTGGAATTTGATGACATGCAAGGTTGGCAAAGATGGTCAACTAGTGGCAACAACGACGATGAACCTGCTAGATCGTTTCCTCGTCTCCGTGAGATTTCTATAAAGCGTTGTCCGAAACTAGTTGAAGTGGCAATTGGATCGATACCATCACTTCGTGCTTTACATATAGAAGAATGTTCCGCAGAAATATTAAGAAGCATGATTGGTTTGTCTTCATCACTTTTTGCATTGCGGATGTCGAATGTTAAAGGACTTACTGAACTACATGGACAATATCTAAGACATCTGGTGGCAGTTCAACATCTACATTTTGATAATTGTCATGAATTGAGATACTTATGGCTAGACGAATCGGAGTCATGCAGCCTTGCGAGTTTACAGAAGCTGGAGGTACATAATTGTGTCATACTCAAGAGTATTATATGTCCAAATGGTGTTGAGAGGTTAGTGATAAGTAATTGTGATTCAATGGAATCCTTGACCTTCTCAATAATTAGTGACAACCTCATGGGTTTACTTCCCCTGATTTGTCTAAGATCTCTTCACATCCATAATTGCAATAATCTGAACTCGTTTCTTCATGAGCGTTTGGAAAGTTTTACATGTTTGGAAGAACTGAGGATATCTGATTGCCCAAGTCTGGATTACACCTTTCCTTGTGGCTTCTGGCCTCCAAATTTAAGAAGCCTAACGATCGGATGCTTAAATAAGCCCATGTCAGAGTGGGGCCTGCAAAATTTTCCAACCTCTCTAGTTGAACTCATCTTACGTGGCAAAAATTCAGGAGTGGTGTCATTTGCAGTGGCAGAAGATGTCAGGAATGACAGTACTTCATCGTCTTTTCTTCTTCCATCATCACTAGCTTCTCTAGAACTTGATGGTTTTACGGATGTGGAATCACTTTCACTTTCGGAGGCCTTACAACGCCTCCCTTGCCTTGAACGCCTTCATATTCAGTCATGCCCAAAGCTTAGAGACCTGTTTGAGCCAACTTACAACCACCTATCATCTTTCACAGTAACGGTGTGCGACTAG